The Kozakia baliensis genome has a segment encoding these proteins:
- a CDS encoding prepilin-type N-terminal cleavage/methylation domain-containing protein — MQNKQADSGFTLIEIVVVLAVLSLVATIVIARGPLHSPITELRGAAQIVAGSFQQARLNALASGKVVILFIDPVRGVYGESRVDVQHLPTGIGFSPQSPRRIVFYPDGSASQGDVQLLGKSQSITMHIAWLTGAISMTMP, encoded by the coding sequence TTGCAAAATAAGCAGGCCGATTCCGGCTTCACCTTGATCGAGATCGTTGTGGTGCTTGCCGTATTGAGCCTTGTCGCGACGATCGTGATTGCACGCGGGCCGCTTCACTCTCCTATCACCGAACTGCGTGGAGCAGCGCAGATCGTCGCTGGGTCGTTCCAACAAGCCCGTTTGAATGCTTTGGCATCTGGTAAAGTCGTTATTTTGTTTATCGATCCGGTGCGTGGCGTTTATGGCGAAAGCCGCGTCGATGTGCAGCATCTACCAACAGGTATTGGTTTTTCGCCACAATCCCCACGCCGAATCGTCTTTTATCCCGATGGGAGTGCATCGCAAGGCGATGTTCAACTACTGGGAAAGAGTCAGAGCATTACCATGCATATCGCATGGCTGACCGGCGCAATTTCAATGACGATGCCCTAA
- a CDS encoding prepilin-type N-terminal cleavage/methylation domain-containing protein: MTRICDHCDRAEENRESGFTLLEILVGLMVFSLILLALEKGTQTALMAFDRQRTAIGSQGELEAVDGFLRRLIAHADAGGIQGGLVFSGRPQGFVLRGILPLSLGGSNDAMADFRLGVDAFHHLTLSWTPYRHIRDDKISIHNNVILNKIDHIECHYLTGTQWAENWSGNGLPSLIKLRFVFPSGDARHWPDIVAAPLLAQTPG, from the coding sequence ATGACACGAATATGCGATCATTGCGATAGGGCGGAAGAAAACAGAGAAAGCGGGTTTACTCTTCTCGAAATTCTAGTCGGGTTGATGGTTTTTTCGCTCATACTTCTCGCTTTGGAAAAAGGCACGCAAACCGCGCTCATGGCCTTCGACCGCCAGCGTACCGCAATCGGCAGCCAGGGCGAGTTGGAAGCCGTCGATGGTTTTCTTCGTCGTCTGATCGCTCATGCCGATGCTGGGGGCATTCAGGGCGGTCTCGTTTTTTCTGGGCGGCCTCAAGGGTTTGTGCTACGCGGAATTTTACCGCTTTCTCTCGGCGGCTCAAATGACGCTATGGCGGATTTTCGGCTTGGGGTAGATGCTTTTCACCATTTGACTCTTAGTTGGACGCCGTACCGGCATATTCGTGACGATAAGATAAGTATTCACAACAACGTTATTTTAAACAAGATCGATCATATCGAATGCCACTATTTGACAGGCACGCAATGGGCAGAGAACTGGTCCGGAAACGGGTTGCCCAGTCTTATAAAACTGCGCTTTGTCTTTCCTTCAGGCGATGCACGGCATTGGCCCGATATTGTGGCGGCCCCTCTTCTCGCTCAAACGCCGGGATAA
- a CDS encoding type II secretion system protein yields MAARLPEMRDDGFTLIEVLVAFVITMLALGLVYEGVTSGLQATRVSVRMQEAISRAQSHLAAVGHGMQVMTTTQNGDDGSGFHWRVNMTPVETSSGSTPTMTLYRVEVSISWPDANSEKSMRDVTLTTYRLGTATGASR; encoded by the coding sequence ATGGCCGCGCGCTTGCCTGAAATGAGAGATGATGGGTTTACGTTGATCGAAGTGCTCGTGGCATTCGTCATCACCATGCTCGCGTTGGGGTTGGTTTATGAAGGCGTGACCAGCGGATTGCAGGCCACGCGGGTTTCGGTGCGTATGCAGGAGGCTATCTCACGCGCGCAATCGCACTTGGCGGCAGTCGGGCATGGCATGCAAGTGATGACGACCACGCAGAACGGCGATGACGGCAGTGGATTTCACTGGCGCGTAAATATGACACCGGTCGAAACGAGCAGCGGTTCTACTCCAACGATGACACTTTATCGTGTTGAAGTCAGCATATCCTGGCCGGACGCCAATTCTGAAAAAAGCATGCGCGATGTGACACTAACGACTTATCGCCTGGGTACGGCGACTGGCGCTTCACGATGA
- a CDS encoding glycoside hydrolase family 68 protein, translating into MCNRAGPTVHTQRAYDPQSSFTARWTRADAIQIKAHSDPNVGTGQNSLPSQLTMPAIPADFPSINPDVWVWDTWTLIDKRANQFSYNGWEVIFSLTADKNAGYTFDDRHIHARIGYFYRRAGIPAAQRPANGGWIYGGFLFPDGASAKVYAGTTYTNQAEWSGSSRLLNRNNNRISVFYTDLAFNRNASGGNITPPVATITQTLGRIHADFQHVWFTGFTEHTPLLTPDGTYYQTGQQNEFFSFRDPFTFEDPEHPGVNYMVFEGNTAGNRGVPTCDAADLGYRSDDPHAETLQQVIDAAAYYQKANIGLAIAENSSLSKWRFLPPILSANCVNDQTERPQIYIKDGKYYLFTISHRTTFAAGMDGPDGVYGFVGNGIRSDFQPMNYGSGLVLGNPTDLNNAAGTDFEPNPNQNPRAFQTYSHYVMPNGLVESFIDTIEGRRGGTLAPTVKIQIASASSEIDLSYGNNGLGGYGDIPANRADINIAGLIADLLGQRSSTPFLAQLSSLTNLDSTQTAQIASFLRQ; encoded by the coding sequence TTGTGCAACAGAGCCGGCCCTACCGTTCATACGCAACGTGCTTATGACCCACAATCGTCCTTTACAGCACGTTGGACGCGTGCAGACGCCATACAAATCAAAGCCCATTCCGATCCTAACGTCGGAACAGGACAAAATTCGCTCCCCAGCCAACTCACCATGCCTGCAATTCCGGCGGATTTTCCATCGATCAACCCAGACGTTTGGGTTTGGGACACGTGGACGCTGATCGACAAGCGTGCCAATCAATTTAGCTATAATGGATGGGAGGTTATTTTCAGCCTCACAGCCGACAAGAACGCGGGGTATACGTTCGATGACCGCCACATTCATGCGCGGATAGGATATTTCTATCGCCGAGCCGGAATTCCCGCCGCTCAACGACCAGCTAATGGTGGATGGATTTATGGCGGCTTTTTATTCCCGGATGGGGCCAGTGCAAAGGTTTACGCGGGTACAACATACACGAATCAGGCCGAATGGTCAGGTTCCAGCCGCTTGCTCAATAGGAACAACAATAGAATTTCCGTTTTCTATACAGACTTAGCATTTAATCGCAATGCAAGCGGCGGCAATATTACGCCTCCTGTCGCAACCATAACGCAAACCTTGGGCAGAATTCATGCTGACTTCCAGCATGTATGGTTTACAGGATTTACGGAACACACACCGCTTTTAACGCCGGATGGGACCTATTATCAGACTGGACAACAAAACGAATTTTTCAGCTTCCGCGATCCATTTACATTTGAGGATCCTGAACATCCCGGTGTAAATTATATGGTCTTCGAAGGTAACACCGCCGGAAATCGAGGCGTTCCAACATGCGATGCTGCAGATCTCGGATATCGTTCCGATGATCCCCATGCAGAAACGCTTCAGCAGGTCATAGACGCAGCCGCCTATTACCAAAAGGCCAACATCGGGTTAGCTATCGCAGAAAATTCTAGTCTTTCGAAATGGAGATTTCTGCCACCAATTCTTTCCGCGAACTGTGTCAACGATCAGACTGAACGACCTCAGATATATATTAAGGATGGAAAATACTATCTTTTCACAATAAGCCATCGCACGACTTTTGCGGCTGGCATGGATGGTCCGGACGGTGTTTACGGGTTTGTTGGCAATGGTATCCGCAGCGACTTCCAGCCCATGAATTACGGCAGTGGTTTGGTCTTGGGCAACCCTACCGATTTGAATAATGCGGCTGGTACGGATTTCGAGCCCAACCCCAATCAAAATCCTCGGGCTTTCCAGACCTATTCGCATTATGTCATGCCTAATGGCTTGGTAGAGTCGTTTATCGATACAATCGAAGGACGTCGTGGTGGGACACTTGCGCCTACTGTAAAAATTCAAATTGCCAGCGCAAGTTCAGAAATTGACCTGAGCTATGGAAATAATGGTCTTGGCGGCTATGGCGATATTCCCGCGAACCGCGCAGATATCAATATTGCAGGCCTGATTGCGGACCTACTTGGACAACGTTCTTCTACTCCTTTCCTTGCTCAACTTAGTAGCCTAACCAATCTCGACAGTACGCAAACTGCACAGATCGCGAGTTTTCTACGTCAATAA
- the gspM gene encoding type II secretion system protein GspM: protein MQIFEQGRSTLENAIRALPNGRAGQAWALGFAAAIVVLIWLIVIAPIWSLYARRAEALEMQRRMTVQMSALSDALPGLRRASASSPVKTDFLVKGASAAIASANLEDDVQRASSNANVAMASIENAPAMTVGAHQRIGLRLVFDAPFANAVRFMTELEKSSPAVAIDEVHIEASDDDDVATKAMHIEMTVYAFRHGGADKPKDAAP from the coding sequence ATGCAGATATTCGAGCAAGGCCGAAGTACTCTTGAGAATGCAATCCGCGCCTTGCCGAATGGGCGTGCAGGGCAAGCTTGGGCGCTTGGGTTCGCTGCGGCGATTGTCGTGTTGATCTGGCTGATCGTCATCGCGCCGATTTGGTCGCTATACGCACGGCGGGCGGAAGCGTTGGAAATGCAGCGACGCATGACCGTGCAGATGAGCGCCTTATCCGACGCTTTGCCCGGTTTGCGACGTGCGAGTGCTTCCTCTCCGGTAAAAACGGATTTTTTGGTCAAAGGAGCCAGTGCCGCCATCGCAAGCGCCAATCTGGAGGACGATGTGCAGCGCGCTTCGTCGAATGCGAATGTCGCTATGGCAAGCATTGAAAACGCACCAGCGATGACGGTCGGCGCGCATCAAAGGATTGGACTGCGCCTCGTTTTCGATGCGCCCTTCGCGAATGCCGTTCGTTTCATGACGGAATTGGAGAAATCTTCTCCTGCCGTGGCGATCGATGAAGTTCATATCGAAGCGTCGGATGACGATGACGTTGCCACAAAAGCGATGCATATCGAAATGACGGTTTATGCATTCCGTCACGGTGGCGCGGACAAGCCGAAGGATGCCGCGCCATGA
- the gspD gene encoding type II secretion system secretin GspD: MTSAPFLSPLSPQRKLRRVARAGLFGCLVLAGCDHDRAPAVKPLSGAPLPLSASNAELSNGRIGNPASPGTAAYSYAPSLAPRIRRNGANDSGGSISLNFAETDVRDAVSQILGDILHVNYSIDPAVKGHVTFHTASPLTEAQVLPALQIILDQVHATTTQLGAIYRVVPLEAGIAGGLADNSSLGGSAMVPLHYADATNIAKMLQPFLQSGARVTPMLGANSVLVSAEPTTRNTIVELIHSFDADWLSGQSYALLPVEDGNAKDVASTLQSAMHGSGASLTQGIQILPMTHVNAVLVVARSARYVDDARRIFALIERNRRVNARSWHVFYVQNSNVNDIAYTLQQAFTPNNITATPPDSANNSGQQSALGMSGGLMSNSGLGNGNGGGLTGGTTSTLGGNGNSLLTGMGNNGASSLQGGLQGGTQSNSNPANNNPLLGGLDNTANMTGRTNEMRIIANAQHNAVLVYGTASETGNVEQMLRKIDVMPLQVRIDAVIAEVQLNDALRYGTQFFFKSGGINGVLSANSQTITAGTLATAAFSHTLPGFIIGGASGGGAPFAIDALQNVTTVHVLSSPELMVMDNKPARLQVGQLVPVQVGSQSSTIGTSLYNQYNYQPTGVIMEVTPRVNDNGLVTLDIAQEVSSVNPTSSSTINPTFNDRSVTSRVVVQDNQTVGLAGLITESSSRANSGIPWLKDIPILGFLAGDQNNTRDRTELLILITPHVMHDQREAVALMEDLRLAHPNAASVPDELTPMHESGSPDPQRRVRQAVGLGP; encoded by the coding sequence ATGACATCAGCGCCTTTTCTTTCGCCCCTATCGCCGCAAAGAAAACTGCGCCGCGTCGCTCGAGCGGGGCTGTTCGGTTGCCTGGTGCTGGCAGGGTGTGACCATGATCGTGCGCCCGCCGTCAAACCTCTTTCCGGCGCGCCTTTGCCGCTTTCCGCCTCCAATGCGGAATTGAGCAACGGGCGCATCGGAAACCCCGCCTCCCCTGGCACGGCAGCATACAGCTATGCGCCGAGCCTGGCACCTCGTATACGGCGCAACGGCGCTAATGATAGCGGAGGAAGCATTTCTCTCAATTTTGCAGAGACCGATGTTCGCGACGCCGTCTCTCAGATCCTGGGCGATATTCTGCATGTGAATTACTCGATCGACCCGGCGGTGAAAGGCCATGTCACCTTCCATACGGCCTCTCCCTTAACCGAGGCGCAGGTGCTGCCTGCCCTACAGATTATTCTCGATCAAGTTCATGCGACAACCACCCAACTTGGTGCAATCTACCGGGTCGTGCCTCTGGAAGCCGGGATTGCAGGAGGCTTGGCGGATAATTCCTCACTCGGTGGTTCAGCCATGGTGCCGCTGCACTACGCGGATGCTACAAATATCGCCAAGATGTTGCAGCCTTTCCTGCAATCGGGCGCGCGCGTCACGCCTATGCTGGGCGCGAACAGTGTTTTGGTAAGCGCGGAGCCTACGACGCGCAATACGATCGTGGAGCTTATCCATTCCTTCGACGCGGATTGGCTAAGCGGGCAATCCTATGCACTTTTGCCGGTCGAGGACGGCAATGCCAAGGATGTGGCCTCCACGCTGCAATCGGCAATGCATGGAAGCGGTGCATCCCTAACGCAAGGGATCCAGATATTGCCGATGACGCATGTAAATGCGGTTTTGGTTGTGGCGCGCTCCGCACGTTATGTGGACGATGCGCGGCGTATCTTTGCTTTGATCGAACGAAACCGACGTGTAAATGCACGTTCGTGGCATGTTTTTTATGTGCAGAATTCGAACGTGAATGACATTGCCTACACGCTTCAGCAGGCGTTCACGCCGAATAATATCACCGCAACGCCGCCTGACTCCGCCAATAACAGTGGGCAACAATCTGCTTTGGGCATGAGTGGAGGCCTAATGTCCAATAGCGGTTTAGGAAACGGCAATGGAGGTGGCCTGACAGGCGGGACGACGAGCACGCTCGGCGGCAACGGCAACAGCCTGCTAACGGGCATGGGCAATAATGGCGCATCGTCATTGCAAGGAGGGTTACAGGGAGGGACACAAAGCAACAGTAACCCAGCCAACAACAATCCTCTTTTAGGTGGGTTGGATAATACGGCCAATATGACGGGACGTACCAATGAAATGCGCATCATTGCCAATGCGCAGCATAATGCGGTGCTTGTCTATGGCACGGCTTCGGAGACTGGGAATGTAGAGCAGATGCTGCGCAAAATTGACGTCATGCCGCTTCAGGTTCGGATCGACGCGGTTATTGCCGAAGTTCAGCTGAATGACGCATTACGGTATGGAACGCAATTCTTCTTTAAATCCGGCGGGATCAATGGCGTTCTGAGTGCGAACAGCCAAACGATAACGGCTGGCACTCTGGCGACTGCGGCCTTCAGCCATACCCTACCTGGCTTCATTATCGGTGGAGCAAGCGGCGGTGGCGCGCCCTTTGCGATCGACGCCTTGCAGAATGTGACGACCGTGCATGTATTGTCGTCGCCCGAACTGATGGTGATGGACAATAAGCCAGCGCGGTTACAGGTCGGGCAGCTTGTACCTGTTCAAGTAGGATCGCAATCCAGCACCATCGGAACGTCGCTTTATAACCAATATAATTATCAGCCGACGGGCGTGATCATGGAGGTGACGCCCCGTGTGAACGATAACGGGCTTGTCACCCTGGATATCGCGCAGGAAGTGAGTTCGGTGAATCCGACATCGTCAAGCACGATCAACCCGACCTTCAATGACCGTTCCGTGACGTCTCGCGTTGTGGTGCAAGATAATCAGACGGTTGGATTAGCAGGGCTTATCACGGAATCCTCCAGCCGGGCGAATAGCGGTATCCCCTGGCTAAAGGACATTCCCATTTTGGGTTTTCTCGCAGGAGATCAGAACAATACGCGCGACCGAACGGAACTGCTTATTTTAATCACGCCACATGTAATGCACGACCAACGTGAGGCGGTTGCCCTGATGGAAGATCTGCGACTAGCACACCCCAATGCTGCGTCGGTTCCGGACGAATTGACGCCGATGCATGAGAGCGGCAGCCCAGACCCGCAGCGGCGGGTACGGCAGGCCGTAGGATTGGGCCCCTGA
- a CDS encoding type II secretion system minor pseudopilin, with protein sequence MKSDRGFALLIVLWSLVFISFVLSVLMASADRQLRLAMTERRAAQMQAVADGAIWQGVFHATVGGAQHWQDGQVHEQRSGSEVVRIVWASEAGLINPNMASRALFTALLQLCGARAEQARALAFEIAVWRGGARTQTPASIKTRYLAAGLSYAPPQEPFRSVSELGLVLGMTPQLLAAVSPHLSVYQLDEVDPAAADGVVQQALKLSGEFAASPRTGSVRRRTITVTAEVRDGKGQTIRHAVIAIGAGQINGTVLHWW encoded by the coding sequence ATGAAATCGGATCGGGGTTTCGCACTGCTGATCGTTTTGTGGAGTTTGGTGTTTATATCCTTTGTATTGTCGGTTCTCATGGCGTCCGCCGATCGGCAGTTGCGGCTTGCGATGACCGAACGCCGCGCGGCACAGATGCAAGCGGTCGCCGATGGCGCGATATGGCAAGGCGTTTTCCACGCCACAGTTGGTGGTGCTCAGCATTGGCAAGACGGACAAGTTCACGAGCAGCGATCAGGAAGTGAGGTTGTGCGGATCGTCTGGGCATCTGAAGCTGGGCTAATTAATCCCAACATGGCGTCACGCGCCCTTTTCACCGCATTGTTGCAGCTTTGCGGTGCGCGAGCGGAACAGGCGCGTGCTTTGGCTTTTGAAATTGCGGTCTGGCGCGGTGGAGCGCGGACTCAAACGCCAGCTTCGATCAAGACGCGATATCTTGCGGCCGGCCTGAGTTATGCACCACCGCAGGAGCCGTTTCGGAGTGTTTCTGAACTGGGTTTGGTTCTCGGCATGACGCCGCAACTTCTTGCTGCGGTCAGCCCGCATTTATCGGTCTATCAGCTTGATGAGGTCGATCCGGCGGCGGCGGATGGGGTCGTTCAACAGGCGTTGAAGCTTTCTGGAGAGTTTGCGGCCAGCCCACGTACTGGTTCTGTGCGGCGCCGAACGATAACGGTCACGGCAGAGGTTCGTGATGGCAAAGGGCAAACCATTCGTCATGCCGTCATTGCAATTGGCGCCGGGCAGATAAATGGAACGGTTTTGCATTGGTGGTGA
- a CDS encoding type II secretion system F family protein, whose amino-acid sequence MTQFFFLAVDGSGATVKGHLEAESEAAVLAQLRQDGRIPMRVDIARIQSTRGSLANFDLFRRRDLRRSELAGVTRELAIMLDAGQDIDRALRFLIQTTPTARVQSVLEAIRSEVRDGKALHKTMEVRPRSFPRLYVGMVRAAEASGDLAPTMARLALLMDRERALSTTIGSALIYPAMLILAASGSIYFLLTDVLPQFVPLFEQNGAALPLSTQFMIWLGERLRKDFLTGLGIGVVGILLGVQLARRPKVRYSFDAFILRLPLVGSLIREIIAARFTRIFGTMLENGVPLLNALTITQDAIGNRAARNALEAALQGVKAGRGLSGTLSATRIFPTRTTQLLLLGEETARLGSMAVKAAEIHEEQVRIVIQRLLAFLVPAITIVMGLIVAGIVSSLLLAMLGLNDLAK is encoded by the coding sequence ATGACCCAATTCTTCTTCCTGGCCGTCGATGGCAGCGGTGCAACCGTAAAGGGACATTTGGAAGCCGAGAGCGAAGCGGCAGTGCTAGCGCAATTGCGCCAGGACGGGCGCATTCCGATGCGGGTCGATATCGCTCGCATTCAGTCTACGCGCGGTAGCCTCGCGAATTTCGATCTTTTTCGACGCCGCGATCTTCGACGTTCGGAACTTGCGGGCGTTACGCGTGAATTAGCCATTATGCTCGATGCCGGTCAGGATATCGACCGCGCCCTGCGCTTTCTTATTCAAACAACACCGACTGCGCGGGTGCAGAGCGTTTTGGAGGCTATCCGGTCGGAAGTGCGGGACGGAAAAGCGCTCCATAAAACAATGGAGGTGCGGCCAAGGAGCTTTCCCCGTCTTTATGTCGGCATGGTGCGCGCGGCGGAGGCAAGTGGCGATCTGGCGCCGACGATGGCGCGCCTTGCACTGCTGATGGATCGGGAACGTGCACTTTCAACCACAATCGGATCGGCGCTGATTTACCCTGCTATGCTGATCCTGGCGGCGAGCGGGTCCATCTATTTTCTGCTGACCGATGTGTTGCCCCAGTTCGTGCCGTTATTCGAGCAGAACGGCGCAGCTTTACCGCTTTCGACGCAATTCATGATTTGGCTAGGTGAGAGGCTACGTAAGGATTTCTTAACAGGTTTGGGCATCGGGGTGGTAGGAATTCTATTAGGCGTTCAGTTGGCACGACGCCCAAAGGTTCGCTACTCGTTCGATGCCTTCATTCTGCGTCTGCCACTTGTCGGATCGCTCATACGCGAGATTATCGCGGCGCGTTTTACGCGGATTTTCGGCACGATGCTGGAAAATGGCGTTCCCCTTTTGAATGCGTTGACGATCACGCAAGATGCAATCGGCAATCGCGCGGCCCGGAACGCTCTTGAGGCAGCTTTGCAAGGCGTCAAAGCCGGGCGTGGACTATCGGGCACCTTGAGCGCGACTCGGATTTTTCCGACACGCACAACGCAATTACTGCTTTTGGGAGAGGAGACGGCACGTTTGGGCAGCATGGCCGTAAAGGCCGCGGAAATCCATGAGGAGCAGGTACGCATCGTTATCCAGCGCCTTCTGGCTTTTCTCGTGCCGGCCATCACGATCGTCATGGGGCTGATCGTGGCGGGGATTGTCTCATCCTTGCTTCTCGCCATGTTGGGTTTGAACGACCTTGCAAAATAA
- a CDS encoding PilN domain-containing protein: MILQRDVTLPLATEHHLEAVVPYEMDRFTPFSSEAVYATHEILFRDPNTQQIGLRLSLIPKAFLTPALDVLSRLHIRADRLQIEGKDFEIPLKDISERKAPFIARYALAGVCVLIFAALLSLGFWQQSVEARRLSEGISALRPAAMEAVALRQTLSDRSSGMTLIAQERRRLGDPLEVLAAATRILPDDSYLTDFIMRQGQIIISGRSPTATALIHAFSRETVFKNPVFVAPVTRVDGENTSLFSLRATVGR, from the coding sequence ATGATCTTGCAACGCGATGTAACCCTTCCGCTCGCAACGGAACATCACCTTGAGGCGGTTGTGCCTTATGAGATGGACCGGTTCACACCCTTTTCGTCGGAAGCAGTGTATGCGACGCATGAAATTCTGTTCCGCGATCCAAATACGCAACAAATCGGCCTGCGTCTATCGCTAATACCCAAAGCGTTTCTGACCCCTGCCCTGGATGTGCTCTCTCGCCTTCATATTCGGGCGGATCGTCTCCAGATAGAGGGGAAAGATTTTGAAATTCCTCTGAAAGACATAAGCGAAAGGAAAGCACCTTTCATTGCGCGGTACGCTTTGGCCGGCGTGTGCGTTCTGATATTCGCAGCATTGTTATCGCTTGGGTTCTGGCAGCAATCGGTGGAGGCACGACGGCTTTCCGAGGGGATTTCAGCCCTTCGGCCTGCGGCCATGGAGGCGGTCGCGCTGCGCCAAACTTTGTCCGACCGCTCTTCAGGCATGACGCTCATCGCTCAGGAACGCAGGCGCTTGGGTGACCCTTTGGAAGTGCTTGCCGCTGCAACGCGTATTCTACCCGATGACAGCTATCTAACCGATTTCATCATGCGGCAAGGCCAGATCATTATTAGCGGGCGCTCTCCAACGGCAACCGCGCTGATCCATGCTTTCAGCCGGGAGACTGTTTTCAAGAACCCGGTTTTCGTTGCGCCTGTAACCCGCGTGGACGGAGAAAATACCAGTCTTTTTTCTCTTCGCGCTACGGTAGGGCGTTGA
- a CDS encoding GspE/PulE family protein — MKVQSSQDRVSDNNPSSRDHSLDTFTEWLSVNGRCDTRAIERARRVAEQRRIRVDKTLLQLGLISEREMALAYADFLHLPIASVDIYPDEPVLPDILSVRFLKDARAIPLSVTEEEIAVALNDPLDGFFISALIYAVGLHVKIYVAIPIELDAALERLYTKDAPTTEAENDITPLEEDTEKLKDLASEAPTIRLVNQLLARAVETLASDIHIEPFEDKLRIRYRYDGVLHEVESLSPHLIPAVISRIKIIARLDIAERRLPQDGRAKLAIRGHEIDFRISTVPALHGETVVLRILDQSNNVFDYAALGLAPKLIEHFENLLAQPNGIILVTGPTGSGKTTTLYAGLSNLNAVTRNVVTIEDPIEYQLAGINQIQVKPQIGLTFATLLRSILRQDPDVVMVGEIRDEETAQIAVQAALTGHLVISTLHTNSAAAAIIRLRDMGIEDFLLTAVLRGIVAQRLIRRLCDSCKQAYHPTPEVIERLGLHNLTEKRPITLFHAIGCAECRRTGYRGRQAVAELLEPNEAIERLIFAHSDHTAIERAAIESGMLPMFTAGLQAALAGVTTIEEIMRSIRSRSS; from the coding sequence GTGAAAGTTCAATCCTCGCAAGACCGCGTCTCGGATAATAATCCATCAAGCCGCGACCATTCACTCGACACTTTCACTGAATGGCTTTCCGTCAATGGGCGCTGCGATACGCGCGCCATTGAACGTGCACGACGCGTTGCAGAGCAAAGACGGATTCGTGTCGATAAAACTTTATTACAACTTGGACTGATCTCCGAACGCGAGATGGCATTGGCTTACGCAGATTTTTTGCATCTACCGATAGCATCAGTCGATATTTACCCAGATGAGCCAGTACTTCCAGATATTTTGAGTGTTCGTTTTTTAAAAGATGCGCGTGCAATTCCACTTTCCGTAACTGAAGAAGAAATCGCTGTTGCGTTAAACGATCCTTTAGATGGTTTCTTTATTTCAGCGCTCATCTATGCAGTCGGTCTACATGTCAAAATCTATGTCGCGATTCCAATAGAGTTAGATGCGGCGCTTGAGCGCCTTTACACTAAAGACGCGCCAACGACGGAAGCGGAGAACGATATAACGCCTCTCGAAGAAGACACGGAAAAACTCAAAGATCTCGCGTCCGAAGCGCCTACTATCCGCCTCGTCAATCAATTGCTTGCGCGTGCCGTCGAGACGTTGGCGTCGGATATTCATATCGAACCATTCGAAGATAAGCTGCGCATCCGCTACCGTTATGATGGCGTGCTTCACGAAGTAGAAAGCCTTTCCCCGCATTTGATTCCGGCCGTCATTTCACGCATCAAAATTATAGCGCGGCTGGATATCGCCGAACGCCGCCTTCCGCAGGACGGTCGGGCCAAACTGGCGATCCGAGGACACGAAATCGATTTTCGTATCTCTACAGTTCCCGCGCTTCATGGGGAAACCGTAGTCCTCCGCATCCTGGATCAATCGAATAATGTGTTCGACTATGCTGCTTTAGGATTGGCACCCAAGCTTATAGAGCATTTTGAAAATCTTCTCGCTCAACCCAATGGAATTATTTTGGTGACCGGGCCGACCGGTTCGGGAAAAACCACGACTCTCTATGCTGGATTGTCGAACCTCAACGCTGTCACACGAAATGTTGTAACAATCGAAGATCCTATCGAATATCAGCTTGCTGGGATCAACCAAATTCAAGTCAAACCGCAAATTGGGCTGACTTTCGCGACCTTGCTTCGCTCGATCCTTCGCCAAGATCCGGACGTAGTCATGGTAGGGGAAATCCGAGACGAGGAGACGGCGCAGATCGCTGTTCAAGCAGCCCTAACCGGACATCTCGTTATCTCTACCTTGCATACGAATTCCGCCGCGGCCGCCATCATTCGTCTGCGCGATATGGGAATAGAAGACTTTCTGTTGACCGCCGTGTTGCGTGGCATCGTTGCGCAGCGGCTTATTCGGCGGCTCTGCGATTCCTGCAAGCAGGCCTATCACCCGACACCCGAGGTTATCGAGCGGCTGGGCCTGCATAATCTGACGGAGAAGCGGCCCATTACGCTATTCCATGCAATCGGCTGTGCCGAATGCCGGCGCACCGGATATCGTGGACGACAAGCCGTTGCGGAACTTCTTGAACCGAATGAAGCAATCGAACGACTGATTTTCGCGCATAGCGATCATACCGCCATTGAGCGCGCCGCTATCGAAAGCGGGATGCTTCCTATGTTCACGGCTGGATTACAAGCAGCGTTAGCGGGCGTGACGACGATTGAGGAGATTATGCGCAGCATTCGTTCGAGATCGTCATAA